A region from the Alkalihalophilus pseudofirmus genome encodes:
- a CDS encoding ketol-acid reductoisomerase: MKTYYELDANLEVLEGKTVAVIGYGSQGHAQAQNLRDSGIRVVVGVRKGNSFKQAERDGFKVMSIERAVQVADVIQVLLPDEQQAKVFHNEMEPNLKKGQMLLFSHGFNVHFGQIQPPKYVDVAMVAPKSPGHLVRRVYQEGNGVPALVAIHQNTTGDGLNVALAYAKGIGCTRAGVIETSFQEETETDLFGEQAVLCGGVTALVKAGFETLTEEGYRPEIAYFECLHELKLIVDLMYEGGLTAMRHSISDTAEFGDYVTGSRIVTDETKNEMKKILREIQQGEFAKKWILENQAGRPTYYAVKKAEQNHQLEEVGSQLREMMTWIERPSK, encoded by the coding sequence ATGAAAACGTATTATGAACTAGATGCAAATTTGGAAGTGTTAGAAGGGAAAACCGTAGCGGTAATTGGTTATGGTTCACAAGGGCATGCCCAAGCCCAAAATTTACGAGATTCAGGTATTCGTGTAGTAGTTGGAGTGCGCAAAGGGAATTCATTTAAACAAGCGGAAAGAGATGGATTTAAAGTAATGTCAATTGAAAGGGCGGTCCAAGTAGCTGATGTTATCCAAGTATTACTTCCAGATGAACAGCAGGCAAAAGTATTTCACAACGAAATGGAACCGAATTTAAAAAAAGGACAAATGTTGCTTTTTTCTCACGGATTTAATGTTCACTTTGGACAAATTCAGCCCCCAAAGTATGTCGATGTAGCGATGGTTGCACCGAAAAGTCCTGGTCATCTTGTCCGTCGTGTATATCAGGAGGGGAATGGTGTTCCCGCTTTAGTCGCTATCCATCAAAATACGACTGGAGATGGACTAAATGTGGCACTTGCTTATGCGAAAGGTATCGGCTGTACACGTGCTGGTGTTATTGAAACATCATTCCAAGAAGAGACGGAAACTGATTTATTCGGTGAGCAGGCAGTACTTTGTGGCGGCGTCACAGCACTTGTGAAAGCCGGTTTTGAAACGTTGACCGAAGAAGGGTATCGTCCTGAAATTGCTTACTTTGAATGTTTGCATGAGTTGAAGCTGATTGTTGACTTAATGTATGAAGGTGGTTTAACAGCTATGCGTCATTCTATATCCGATACTGCAGAGTTCGGTGATTATGTAACAGGCTCAAGAATTGTTACGGATGAAACGAAAAATGAAATGAAAAAAATACTACGGGAAATTCAACAAGGGGAATTTGCGAAAAAGTGGATCTTAGAAAATCAGGCAGGTCGTCCAACCTATTATGCTGTGAAAAAAGCAGAACAAAACCACCAACTTGAAGAGGTAGGATCCCAATTACGTGAGATGATGACTTGGATTGAGCGTCCATCAAAATAA
- the ilvD gene encoding dihydroxy-acid dehydratase — MKKGIDRAPHRSLLKATGLKDEDFDKPFVAICNSFVEIIPGHMHLNEFGRLVKEAVREAGMVPFEFNTIGVDDGIAMGHIGMRYSLPSREIIADSVETVVNAHWFDGMICIPNCDKITPGMMMAAMRVNIPTVFVSGGPMAAGKTSTGEVVDLSSVFEGVGAYQSGKISEDELKDIEDHGCPSCGSCSGMFTANSMNCLCEVLGIAFPGNGSILATDPRRKNLIKQAAEKLKLLIEQDIKPRDIVTNEAIDDAFALDMAMGGSTNTILHILAVAHKAGLDYELDRIDEISRYVPHLCKMSPASNWHMEDIDRAGGISAILKELSRKEGVLHLDRITVTGRTLRENIADAEIKDKEVIHTLENPHSKEGGLRILKGNLARDGAVIKSGATEVKQFEGPCVIFHSQEEALAGIMLGKVKKGDVVVIRYEGPRGGPGMPEMLAPTSAIAGMGLDADVALLTDGRFSGASRGISVGHISPEAAAGGEIAFLQQGDIVNIDVEERLLEVKVSDKELEKRRQHWKKISLKVKTGWLGRYSQMVTSANTGAILKMPTFD, encoded by the coding sequence ATAAAAAAGGGTATTGATAGGGCACCTCACCGTAGTTTGTTGAAGGCGACTGGACTAAAGGATGAAGATTTTGATAAACCATTCGTAGCTATTTGTAATTCTTTTGTGGAAATTATTCCTGGACATATGCATCTAAATGAATTCGGTCGTCTTGTGAAGGAAGCTGTTCGCGAGGCGGGCATGGTTCCATTTGAGTTCAATACGATTGGGGTGGATGATGGTATTGCGATGGGGCACATCGGTATGCGTTATTCACTTCCAAGCAGAGAGATCATTGCCGATTCTGTAGAAACAGTGGTAAATGCACACTGGTTTGATGGAATGATTTGTATTCCAAACTGTGACAAAATCACACCAGGCATGATGATGGCAGCAATGCGAGTCAATATTCCTACTGTTTTTGTTTCGGGAGGTCCGATGGCTGCTGGGAAAACTTCAACAGGGGAGGTCGTTGATTTAAGTTCTGTTTTTGAAGGTGTTGGAGCCTATCAATCGGGCAAAATTTCAGAAGATGAGTTAAAGGATATTGAAGATCATGGATGTCCGTCTTGTGGTTCATGCTCTGGAATGTTCACAGCAAATTCTATGAATTGTTTATGTGAAGTATTAGGTATTGCATTCCCCGGAAATGGAAGTATTTTAGCAACTGACCCGAGGAGGAAAAATTTAATTAAACAAGCTGCAGAAAAGTTGAAATTGTTAATTGAACAGGATATTAAGCCACGTGATATTGTCACAAATGAAGCAATTGATGATGCGTTCGCGTTAGATATGGCGATGGGAGGGTCCACAAATACAATACTCCATATATTAGCAGTTGCTCATAAAGCGGGACTCGATTATGAATTGGACCGAATTGATGAGATTTCCCGCTACGTTCCGCATTTATGCAAGATGAGCCCAGCTTCTAACTGGCATATGGAAGATATTGACCGAGCAGGAGGAATAAGTGCGATCCTGAAAGAGTTAAGTAGAAAAGAAGGGGTACTTCATCTAGATCGCATTACGGTTACAGGTCGTACGTTAAGGGAAAATATCGCCGATGCAGAGATCAAAGATAAAGAGGTGATTCATACACTCGAAAACCCGCATAGCAAAGAAGGGGGTCTTCGCATCTTGAAGGGAAACCTCGCTAGGGACGGCGCAGTTATTAAAAGTGGTGCGACGGAAGTGAAGCAATTTGAAGGACCATGTGTTATTTTTCATTCTCAAGAAGAGGCGCTTGCCGGCATTATGCTTGGTAAAGTAAAAAAAGGTGATGTAGTAGTAATTCGTTACGAGGGCCCACGAGGAGGTCCAGGTATGCCAGAAATGTTGGCACCGACCTCTGCAATTGCAGGTATGGGATTAGATGCTGATGTTGCGCTCTTGACTGACGGACGCTTCTCCGGAGCATCACGAGGAATTTCAGTTGGACATATTTCCCCTGAAGCTGCTGCAGGAGGAGAAATAGCGTTTTTACAACAAGGGGATATTGTAAATATTGATGTGGAAGAGCGTCTTCTTGAAGTGAAGGTTAGTGATAAAGAATTAGAAAAGCGTCGACAACACTGGAAAAAAATAAGTTTGAAAGTGAAAACAGGATGGCTCGGGCGTTATTCACAAATGGTAACATCAGCAAATACAGGTGCTATACTGAAAATGCCTACTTTTGATTGA
- a CDS encoding STAS domain-containing protein yields the protein MNTQSLKELADQIILHASSIAEHALHLRALEDPEYADRTAEQQTEALNTSANFVKLLGEGVKTQDDRFNINIIQWGKQVGELAIQHGRSLEQALSGTHFFRTAIWSFIEDQAKTKQLSVDQIFTIAKSLDPLLDQAVYGFSQSYVENYRKISEVFSMALDELSVPIVPIFEDVALLPLVGDIDTKRAQMIIDQSMQRARELDISKLILDLSGVSFVDTMVANHIFKLADGLSLLGVKTIITGISPAIAQTSVQLDIKLERLVTCATLKQALANLGYGLLQET from the coding sequence ATGAATACCCAATCATTAAAGGAATTAGCAGATCAAATCATTCTTCATGCTTCTAGTATTGCAGAACACGCTTTACACCTTAGGGCCCTTGAAGACCCTGAGTATGCAGACAGAACCGCGGAACAACAAACAGAAGCGCTAAACACTTCTGCGAATTTTGTCAAACTACTGGGCGAAGGAGTAAAAACACAAGATGACAGATTTAACATCAACATCATCCAATGGGGGAAACAGGTAGGAGAATTAGCGATCCAACATGGAAGGTCCCTTGAACAAGCTTTATCAGGAACTCATTTCTTTCGGACCGCTATTTGGTCATTCATTGAGGATCAGGCAAAAACAAAGCAGTTGTCCGTAGATCAGATTTTCACAATCGCTAAATCCCTTGACCCCTTATTAGATCAAGCGGTTTACGGGTTCAGTCAATCGTATGTAGAAAATTACCGGAAAATATCTGAGGTTTTCAGTATGGCTTTAGATGAATTATCTGTTCCTATTGTTCCTATATTTGAGGATGTCGCCCTACTTCCACTCGTAGGTGATATTGATACAAAGAGAGCACAGATGATTATAGATCAATCCATGCAACGCGCCAGGGAATTAGACATATCCAAACTGATTTTGGATTTATCCGGAGTTAGTTTTGTGGATACGATGGTGGCAAATCATATTTTTAAATTAGCGGATGGTCTATCTTTATTAGGCGTAAAAACCATCATCACAGGTATCAGTCCGGCCATCGCCCAAACCAGTGTTCAGTTAGACATAAAACTGGAAAGACTTGTTACCTGCGCGACGTTAAAACAGGCGCTTGCAAATCTAGGATACGGATTACTACAAGAAACCTGA
- a CDS encoding tyrosine-type recombinase/integrase has product MINTNKKLINTSENSWLIDNQSYLPSLYKSFLDPLQYNALEMRLYENERLTLDSFQSFTDQELIYYYLHKPTYDDESKNKTEQTKKEYIRDILQFYSFIHFSISNEQIKNDLPPSYLKAIEKRHIRQYQEWLRNIKRTDGKIGYPSSTRTRKNIVIKGFLRWLHEEDIIDYPLHATFRKSTTRKQERPDRYLSLEEVQSLLSFYKQHPINHALLITLATTGLRVNEIATATWGDVYQDSSVKEGAYYLKVIGKGGVERHARLMEPTVKSILRFRKRRGLTCEVDPKNEEPLFTTNKGYSYSYKYLSNYIIKIIKRTKYVWLDHKVSNISPHWFRHFFVNYSVMELGLPIEQVQHTVGHSSRSTTEGYLNKYLHKKNDASLHWDEAIFDLHYKENSLNTKSPSI; this is encoded by the coding sequence ATGATTAATACAAATAAAAAATTAATAAACACCAGTGAGAATAGTTGGCTGATAGATAATCAATCTTACCTTCCTTCTTTATATAAATCATTTTTAGATCCACTTCAATATAATGCCTTAGAAATGAGACTCTATGAAAATGAGCGTTTAACCTTAGATTCTTTTCAATCATTTACCGATCAAGAACTGATTTATTATTATCTACATAAACCGACTTATGATGATGAAAGTAAGAATAAAACCGAGCAAACAAAAAAGGAATATATTCGTGATATTCTTCAATTCTATTCTTTCATCCATTTCTCCATTAGCAATGAACAAATTAAAAATGATCTACCTCCTTCCTATTTAAAAGCCATTGAGAAACGCCATATTCGTCAATATCAAGAATGGCTTAGGAATATAAAACGAACCGATGGGAAGATAGGTTATCCCTCCTCTACTCGCACGCGAAAAAACATCGTGATTAAAGGCTTTTTACGTTGGTTACACGAAGAAGATATTATCGACTATCCTCTTCATGCTACTTTTAGAAAAAGCACCACACGAAAACAGGAACGGCCAGATCGTTATTTGAGTTTAGAAGAAGTTCAATCCCTTTTATCTTTTTATAAGCAGCACCCCATTAACCATGCTTTGCTGATTACTCTTGCGACAACCGGCTTACGTGTAAATGAAATTGCGACAGCTACCTGGGGCGATGTGTACCAAGATTCAAGTGTGAAAGAAGGAGCTTATTACCTTAAAGTTATAGGTAAAGGTGGTGTGGAACGTCATGCGCGGTTAATGGAGCCAACAGTCAAAAGCATTTTGCGTTTTAGGAAACGAAGAGGATTAACTTGTGAAGTAGATCCAAAGAATGAAGAACCTTTATTTACTACCAACAAAGGCTACTCTTATTCATATAAATACTTAAGTAACTATATAATTAAGATCATTAAGCGAACAAAATACGTTTGGCTGGATCATAAAGTAAGCAATATCAGTCCCCATTGGTTTCGGCACTTTTTCGTTAACTACTCTGTAATGGAGTTAGGGCTTCCTATTGAACAAGTGCAGCATACAGTGGGTCATTCTTCTAGAAGCACAACAGAAGGATATTTAAATAAATACCTTCATAAGAAAAATGATGCTTCCTTGCATTGGGATGAAGCTATATTTGATCTACACTATAAAGAAAACTCTTTGAATACGAAAAGCCCCTCAATATGA
- a CDS encoding DNA-binding protein, translating into MNAKAAAEILNVSLTTISTYIKEGLLIPDNMNSWHIEGEYIIPDDQVNELKEKLYPGGLTTKQTSEYVGNGCKPYQVLNAINKGLLTVKVSDVLSKPVYYVQEDDKLEQFKHTFHIKKDKNQKHFDSQQRIFLYQSYRDKESGEVVRVMSIDKEEGYALNAMGERISLTHLSLHYEPLTDYHIGKLNNRIGDVTFSFIMPSHIRALTYKFIEKIAEESGVRNYSIEETDQKLIVKCKPFLIRFDESSVDHELLDHAKRSLIKGKVQERKEDFFFASTDRKVSLVLEDEMFSEIEKRAKNEGLDVDTFISKTLRTTLTINNTDSGCINV; encoded by the coding sequence ATGAACGCAAAAGCAGCAGCAGAGATCTTAAATGTTAGTTTAACGACGATATCTACATACATAAAAGAAGGGTTACTTATACCTGATAACATGAATTCATGGCACATCGAAGGGGAGTACATTATTCCAGACGATCAAGTGAATGAATTGAAAGAGAAGCTATATCCTGGAGGGCTTACAACTAAACAAACATCAGAGTATGTAGGAAATGGCTGTAAACCATATCAAGTGTTAAATGCTATTAATAAAGGGCTGCTTACTGTAAAAGTAAGTGATGTTCTAAGTAAACCCGTATATTATGTGCAAGAGGATGACAAGCTTGAACAGTTTAAGCATACGTTTCACATAAAAAAAGATAAGAACCAAAAACATTTTGATTCCCAGCAACGAATCTTCCTATATCAATCTTACCGAGATAAAGAGTCTGGTGAAGTGGTTCGTGTAATGTCTATTGATAAAGAAGAAGGGTATGCGCTTAATGCGATGGGAGAACGTATTTCGTTAACCCATTTATCGCTACATTATGAGCCATTGACTGACTATCACATCGGAAAGTTAAATAACCGAATTGGAGATGTCACTTTTAGCTTTATTATGCCTAGTCATATTAGGGCCTTAACTTATAAATTCATTGAAAAGATTGCTGAAGAAAGTGGAGTGCGAAACTATTCTATAGAAGAAACTGATCAGAAGTTAATCGTGAAGTGTAAACCGTTCCTTATTCGATTTGATGAAAGCAGCGTGGACCATGAACTATTAGATCATGCTAAACGCTCCTTAATAAAAGGTAAAGTACAAGAAAGGAAAGAGGATTTCTTCTTTGCGAGTACAGATCGTAAAGTAAGCTTGGTATTGGAGGATGAAATGTTTTCAGAGATCGAAAAAAGAGCAAAGAATGAAGGGTTAGACGTCGATACATTTATTAGTAAAACGTTAAGAACTACCTTAACAATTAATAATACTGATAGTGGTTGTATTAATGTGTAA
- a CDS encoding bacteriophage abortive infection AbiH family protein, with product MCNLFVIGNGFDLSHGLSTSYQDFKEFCESSIENITVDELIVPEVQLLPDGGSHYNEDDVISMLLYLISLAEGSIDKWQDVENSLGRLDFGIVLDLVDEISDKEGDFDLWKMATVYGDVASSLIVPTLSIQELFSKWVDSIDISSACEKYDFKILLNENDKFLTFNYTDTLEELYGIAEENVCHIHGRQYDEILFGHGDEEDHSEDHMSRYIGSEDGLSQIHERLRKDTGLALKVNNNFFQELKDIKMIYSYGFSFSKVDLIYLSVIFNQVDTSYVTWSFNDYENQSVLRQWEGVLKELGFKGDFTTFTIKN from the coding sequence ATGTGTAATTTATTTGTTATAGGTAACGGTTTTGACCTTTCACATGGTCTATCTACTTCTTATCAAGATTTTAAGGAATTTTGTGAAAGTAGTATTGAAAATATAACTGTAGATGAGCTAATTGTTCCGGAAGTACAGCTTTTACCAGATGGGGGCTCTCATTATAACGAAGATGATGTAATTTCTATGCTTCTTTACTTAATTAGTTTAGCCGAGGGGAGTATCGATAAGTGGCAAGACGTGGAAAATTCATTAGGTAGGTTAGACTTTGGTATAGTTTTAGACTTAGTTGACGAAATAAGCGATAAAGAAGGAGACTTTGATTTGTGGAAAATGGCAACCGTTTATGGAGATGTTGCGTCAAGTCTTATTGTTCCTACACTGTCAATACAAGAACTCTTTAGTAAGTGGGTAGATTCTATAGATATATCTTCAGCATGTGAAAAATACGACTTCAAAATACTGTTGAATGAAAATGATAAGTTTTTAACATTTAACTATACGGACACATTGGAAGAACTGTACGGTATAGCTGAAGAAAATGTGTGTCATATTCATGGTAGACAGTATGACGAAATCCTTTTTGGGCATGGGGATGAAGAAGATCATTCCGAAGATCATATGTCTCGGTATATTGGTTCAGAGGATGGATTAAGTCAAATCCATGAACGGTTAAGGAAAGATACGGGCCTAGCCTTAAAAGTTAACAACAATTTCTTCCAAGAATTAAAAGATATAAAAATGATTTATTCTTATGGGTTTTCATTTAGTAAGGTTGATCTAATTTACTTGAGTGTTATATTTAATCAGGTTGATACTTCATATGTAACATGGTCGTTTAATGATTATGAAAATCAGTCAGTTTTGAGGCAATGGGAAGGGGTCTTAAAGGAGTTAGGTTTTAAAGGAGACTTTACTACATTTACTATAAAGAATTAA
- a CDS encoding bifunctional aldolase/short-chain dehydrogenase, with product MEVSMVQNLWSDEKAATLTAGLCELVYRSNLIGADRAVCNWGGGNTSMKTIEKDFRGHDVEVMWVKGSGSDLATMQAKNFTALKLEDIHRLIERDEMSDEKMVEYLGHCMIDSKHPRASIETLLHAFLPFKHVDHTHPDAIISICCADNGKEVANKIFGDRFVWIPYVRPGFTLSKMIADGVRNNPNADLVLMEKHGLVVWGETAKESYDKAISIINEAEEYINAQLDVSTTFGGKKYDSLTEEDQKSILAKVMPIIRGAISDDKKMLLTYDNGNDVLEFVNSLDAINLSQVGAACPDHLVHTKMKPLYINWDPSTKNVDQLVEMIKIEVEEFKEEYKAYFIRNKNEGDVMFEPAPRVILIPGIGMVSSGKNVTMANVTGALYHRAIAVMKGSSALGKFVSLNENESYNIEYWPLELYKLSLAPCEAEFSRRVAFITGGAGGIGSETSRQFAAEGAHVVLADLNFEGAEKVAAEINEKYGASRAMALKMDVTSEEQVRVAFEEAALTYGGVDIIVNNAGLATSSPFDETTLKEWNLNMNVLGTGYFLVAREAFKQLKDQALGGSMVFIGSKNSVYAGKNASAYSSVKALETHLARCIAAEGGEYGIRVNSVLPDAVLQGSTIWGSRWREERASAYGIEPDLLEEHYRKRTSLLVNIYPKDIANAILFFSSSKAEKTTGCMITVDGGVPAAFTR from the coding sequence ATGGAGGTAAGTATGGTACAGAATTTATGGAGTGACGAAAAAGCTGCTACATTAACTGCTGGTCTTTGTGAACTTGTATATCGTTCTAACTTAATAGGGGCAGATCGTGCTGTTTGTAACTGGGGCGGTGGGAACACATCTATGAAAACAATTGAAAAAGATTTCCGTGGTCACGATGTTGAAGTAATGTGGGTAAAAGGAAGCGGATCTGATCTTGCAACTATGCAGGCAAAAAATTTCACAGCCTTAAAATTAGAAGATATCCATCGATTAATTGAGCGTGATGAAATGTCAGATGAAAAGATGGTAGAGTACTTGGGTCATTGCATGATTGATAGTAAGCATCCTCGGGCTTCTATTGAAACATTACTTCATGCATTTTTACCATTTAAGCATGTAGATCACACACATCCCGATGCGATCATTAGCATTTGTTGTGCTGACAATGGAAAAGAGGTTGCGAATAAAATTTTTGGTGATCGTTTCGTTTGGATCCCATATGTACGACCTGGATTTACACTTTCGAAAATGATTGCAGATGGTGTTCGCAATAACCCAAATGCAGATCTGGTTTTAATGGAGAAGCATGGTTTAGTTGTTTGGGGTGAAACGGCCAAAGAAAGTTATGATAAAGCAATTTCAATAATTAATGAAGCGGAAGAATATATTAACGCCCAGCTCGATGTAAGCACAACATTTGGCGGCAAGAAATATGACTCATTAACTGAAGAGGATCAAAAGAGTATTTTGGCGAAAGTGATGCCGATCATTCGTGGCGCAATAAGCGATGATAAGAAAATGCTTTTAACATATGATAATGGAAATGATGTACTCGAGTTTGTTAATAGCTTAGATGCTATTAACCTTTCACAAGTGGGTGCAGCTTGTCCCGACCACTTAGTACACACAAAGATGAAGCCTTTATATATTAATTGGGACCCTTCAACAAAAAATGTTGATCAATTAGTGGAAATGATCAAGATAGAAGTGGAAGAATTTAAAGAAGAGTATAAAGCATATTTTATACGTAACAAAAATGAAGGAGACGTTATGTTCGAGCCAGCACCACGAGTGATATTAATTCCTGGAATTGGTATGGTGAGCTCTGGTAAAAATGTAACAATGGCTAATGTCACTGGTGCTCTTTACCATAGGGCAATTGCCGTTATGAAGGGATCGTCAGCTCTTGGGAAGTTTGTTTCTTTAAATGAAAATGAATCTTATAATATTGAGTACTGGCCGCTTGAACTCTACAAGCTATCACTAGCTCCTTGTGAAGCTGAGTTTTCTAGAAGAGTAGCTTTTATTACGGGTGGAGCTGGTGGGATTGGCAGTGAAACATCCAGACAGTTTGCAGCAGAGGGAGCTCATGTTGTTCTTGCAGATTTGAATTTTGAAGGTGCTGAGAAAGTCGCTGCAGAAATTAATGAGAAATATGGGGCTAGCCGAGCTATGGCGTTAAAAATGGATGTAACGAGTGAAGAGCAAGTTAGAGTTGCATTTGAAGAAGCAGCACTTACGTACGGCGGTGTCGATATTATTGTTAATAATGCCGGCCTTGCAACTTCAAGCCCATTTGATGAAACAACACTAAAAGAATGGAATTTAAATATGAATGTACTTGGAACGGGATATTTCCTAGTTGCCCGCGAAGCTTTTAAACAGCTTAAAGATCAAGCATTAGGTGGAAGCATGGTCTTTATCGGTTCAAAAAATTCTGTCTATGCAGGAAAGAATGCATCTGCATATAGTTCAGTAAAAGCGCTTGAGACACATTTAGCAAGATGTATTGCAGCTGAAGGAGGCGAATATGGAATTCGTGTGAACTCAGTACTACCGGATGCTGTGCTGCAAGGGTCGACAATTTGGGGCTCAAGGTGGCGTGAAGAGCGTGCATCTGCCTATGGGATTGAGCCAGACCTATTAGAGGAACACTACCGTAAACGTACATCGTTACTCGTGAATATTTATCCGAAAGATATAGCAAATGCTATATTATTTTTCTCATCGTCAAAAGCAGAGAAGACTACAGGTTGTATGATTACAGTTGACGGTGGTGTACCTGCAGCATTCACTAGATAA
- the sda gene encoding sporulation histidine kinase inhibitor Sda codes for MIRLNDDMLLESYQKAFKLNLNKGFLLLLLQEINRRGIQDLLNRQKKLINKLKPIPSYENREKSVNLLKGL; via the coding sequence GTGATTAGACTTAACGATGATATGTTGCTTGAATCATATCAAAAAGCTTTTAAGTTAAATTTGAATAAAGGTTTTCTTCTATTGCTATTACAAGAAATTAACAGAAGAGGGATTCAAGATTTGCTGAATAGACAAAAAAAGCTTATAAATAAATTGAAACCAATACCATCTTATGAAAATCGTGAAAAAAGTGTAAACTTGCTAAAAGGTTTATAA
- a CDS encoding DeoR/GlpR family DNA-binding transcription regulator, protein MLVAERHEKIIELVNGTGSIRVSELSKVFKVTEETIRRDLEKLESEGKLQRSHGGAVSIKDNEIEAPYTEREVRNVKEKLAVAQEAVKYVSVNDRIILDASTTAWYMAKKLPDLPLTVLTNSMKVAMELANREKVSVIMVGGTMLPRSLSFVGPQTNKALEYYYVNKAFISCQGIHYNRGISDSNEMQALVKRKMIDISDEVYLLADHTKFGKQAFSRIGTNNAIHTIITDSNTNQEQVEHFKEIGIRMIFS, encoded by the coding sequence ATGCTTGTAGCTGAGAGGCATGAAAAGATTATAGAATTAGTTAATGGTACAGGGAGTATTCGTGTCTCTGAATTAAGTAAGGTATTTAAAGTGACAGAAGAGACGATTCGTCGTGATCTTGAGAAGCTCGAAAGTGAAGGGAAACTTCAGCGCAGTCATGGCGGCGCCGTAAGTATAAAAGATAATGAAATTGAAGCACCGTATACTGAAAGAGAAGTAAGAAATGTGAAAGAAAAGTTGGCGGTAGCCCAAGAAGCTGTTAAGTATGTATCTGTAAATGATAGGATCATACTAGATGCAAGTACAACAGCTTGGTATATGGCAAAAAAACTGCCTGATCTTCCTTTAACAGTTTTAACGAATTCAATGAAAGTTGCTATGGAGTTAGCAAATAGAGAAAAGGTGTCCGTTATTATGGTTGGTGGCACGATGTTACCTAGATCATTATCATTTGTTGGACCACAAACGAATAAGGCATTGGAATATTACTATGTAAACAAGGCATTTATTTCTTGCCAAGGTATACATTACAACCGTGGTATTAGCGATTCAAATGAAATGCAAGCACTAGTAAAACGAAAAATGATTGACATATCTGATGAAGTTTATTTGCTAGCAGATCATACAAAGTTTGGAAAGCAGGCCTTTTCACGAATTGGGACGAATAATGCGATTCATACAATAATTACTGATTCTAATACAAATCAGGAGCAGGTCGAGCACTTTAAAGAAATTGGGATTCGGATGATTTTTTCATAA
- a CDS encoding aspartyl-phosphate phosphatase Spo0E family protein — MKNVNKPDDLNKVINELRYKMIKLGMEKGLTHPDTLECSQSLDQFLNSQLKVKSLLS, encoded by the coding sequence TTGAAAAACGTTAACAAACCTGATGATTTAAATAAAGTTATAAATGAGCTCCGCTATAAAATGATAAAACTAGGTATGGAAAAAGGGTTAACTCATCCAGACACATTAGAGTGTAGTCAAAGTCTGGATCAGTTTCTAAATTCACAGCTTAAAGTTAAATCCCTATTAAGCTAA
- a CDS encoding stalk domain-containing protein — translation MKKSKFKRFGFFISGAVLGVALTLSPIAEASTNALKFIVNGVDQTPDNGKYNNNGTIVDASILQNGTTYIPVRMVSDMLGVPIEWEGSTRSVLIANKSMVETTDLLGLSATDIIKGSYGSVDVSNNITIKGQSHSGLVMRSGGEHLTIKYRLNKAYEEFSTSLMASETLYVTIVGDGTPLWQGHVLSNSNPVDVNISTKNVQNLEFRIDHDTSFSRTAYFINPLLS, via the coding sequence ATGAAAAAGAGCAAGTTTAAAAGATTTGGGTTCTTTATCAGTGGAGCAGTATTAGGAGTAGCACTTACATTATCACCTATTGCAGAAGCTAGTACGAATGCGTTGAAATTCATTGTGAATGGTGTGGATCAGACTCCAGATAATGGAAAGTATAATAATAACGGTACAATTGTTGATGCTTCAATATTGCAGAATGGAACTACATACATACCTGTTAGGATGGTATCTGATATGTTAGGTGTCCCGATTGAGTGGGAAGGTAGCACACGTTCTGTCTTAATTGCGAATAAAAGCATGGTCGAGACAACAGATTTATTAGGGCTTTCTGCTACAGATATTATCAAAGGAAGTTACGGCAGTGTAGATGTTTCAAATAACATTACGATAAAGGGGCAGAGTCATAGTGGTTTAGTAATGAGATCAGGAGGTGAACATTTAACTATAAAATATCGTCTTAATAAAGCATATGAAGAATTTTCAACCTCTTTGATGGCAAGTGAAACGTTATATGTCACCATCGTTGGAGATGGAACACCACTATGGCAAGGTCATGTCCTTTCAAATTCTAATCCTGTAGATGTTAATATTAGTACAAAAAACGTTCAGAACCTAGAGTTCAGAATAGACCATGACACTAGCTTTAGCAGAACTGCTTACTTCATTAATCCTTTGTTAAGTTAA